The Niabella beijingensis genomic interval GTATCCCTGTATTCATCGACGCGTTCACCGACGCATCCGCTGCCGATGGCATTCCCGCTGCATCCCTGGAGATCAATACCAGTCAACAGGCCCTTTACTGGGTGGTACTGCTGGCCAAACCCTTTGAACGGAATCCCGCCGGCACTATTGACCCGGATGAAACCCCAGCCCGGTTCCCTTTTGTAAAACCGGGATTTACGGTGCTGTTGGTGGAGGACCAGGAATTCGGTCAGTACGCCCAACATCCGATGGCCCTGTGTATCGGAAAAATAAACGCAACAGGAAACGCAGCCTATATCGACGAGGAATACATTCCCCCCTGTATTTGCACAGCCGCTTCTGCCGACCTGCTGGGCTTGCATGCAGAACTGGATCAGTTCCTCTCCGGGCTTGAACAGTCCTGCTCCCAGATCGTTCAGAAGATCTATAAAAAAAGCCAGCAGAACAACCTGTCTGAACTGGCCCGCTTTCTCTGCGACCGGATCATGCTGTTCCTCGGCCAGGTGATCACCGAATACCGCTGGGACCTGATTCATCAATCGCCGGCGCTCCTGCTCCGGCATATTGCAGCACTGGCCCGGGTTATTAAAAATACCATCGACCTGCGTATCGGCTCCGGCAAGGATGAACTGATGAGCTATCTCTGCGAATGGTGCGAACTGAACCAGGGCGAACTGGAAGGCCTGCTGAACGATATGGCACTGCTGCGGTATCAGCACAATGACATCAATGAAAATATCCGGCAGATCATCGGCTTTGCCAAAGTGATCGGAAAGCTGTTCAACACATTGAGCAACCTGGAATTTATAGGCAAACGCAAGGACTCCGGCTTATTTGTAAAGGAAGAGCAGACCTTTCCCGTCAACGATGCCAATGCCCCCAAACCGAAACGCCGGTTTTTCGGCTAATACCGGAATGTATATAATCCTTAAAGCGATAAATAATTATTCATGAAACCCAACAATACCACTGAAAGGAGCCGTGCTTTTGCCCGTTTTTTACTGTTTTTTTTCCTTACCGTCGCGTTGATGGTCACCGCGATCTTCTTTGGGATCCGCATTCCTTACGCGGAAAATGAAAAACTCCGCGAACAGCTCGCCATCATTGAAAAGGAGAACCGGTTCCGCGACAATTTTGCGGGCAATATGCTGCAAACACAGTCCCTGCTGGACACCGTGAACCTTGACCCGGCCCGGTCCGGACTCATCGACGGACGCATCACCCAGAAGATACAGGAGATGGATGCACTGCTGAGCCGGAACGAGGCCGGCTCAAAGGACATCTACGCGCAGGTGATCAAGGCCCTCAACAATACACAGACGGACAAAAAAGGGCTGAGAGCCGCCAGCAGCAAGGATTCTGTTGTGGCCATGTATAACGCACAGATACAGGAACTGAAAAATTCGCTTACAAAGTGGCAGGACTCGTATAAACAACTGGAGATGCAGAACCTTCTCCTGCGTCAAAAATAACAGGACCTTAATCACTACATCATGCATTTTGTATATTCAAAACAATGGGGACGGCTCGATTTCAGGGTATGGGTTTCCCTGCTCCTTCTGGCTGTGGCCACCCTGGGACTTCTCGGCTATAAAGTGGCTACCCATGTGGCCTGTCCTGAATTTCAGCTGAAAACCGGAAGCACGATCAATCATCTTTCGGAGCGTCCCAATACCTATTTCGTCAACGAACAGGTAAAGTTTCTCGCTACGCAAAATGATGCCAGCCTCATCGTTACCTGGAATTTTGGTGATAAATCGGCTACGCAGATCGGCGCATCGGTCATGCACCGTTTTATCAAAGAAGGCAATTACCTCGTTACGGCATCAGTGAACGGCCGCTGTACCATGTCCCTCAATATACGCGTGATACAGAACAGCACGCCTATCAGTGAAACCGGTAGTCCCGCAGTGGCCGGGATTGTTTCGGATGATGTTGTTACCCTGGGCAATGAGACCGTTTTTAATACCACCGCCTCTTCCGGAACATATACCTGGAGTATTGCAGAGCTGCCGGAACTGGGACAGCAAACCACACAAAGCGCGCGCTTTATATTTACAAAGCCGGGATCTTTCACCGTGTTGCTCCTGCTGGATAAAGGCCTACGGTATCAGAAGCCCATCCAGGTAACCGATCCGCTGGGGAGTGGCACTCCTGCCTCCAGTGTTCCGCTCCCACCCGGTCCGGCCGAAACAGGGCCGCCACCGCTGCCTGTGGATGAACCGAAAAAGCAGGAGCCGGTCAAAGAAGAGGCCGGCACCCAGGCACCACAGGAACCGGCGCCCCCTGCCGTCAAAGTGTATGAACAGTTGCCAGAGCCGGCGATACAGGCGATGCTGGAAGAGGTAACAGTAGGAAAGAAAAGCGTTGAGGATTTTAACAACATCCTCTGTAACGGGGCAGGAACAAAAGTTATGGCCAATAATGAAGCCACCACTTTCGCTGCTCTTTGCAATGCACTTAAAGAAAAGAAAGGACTGCCTTTATTAAAAAGAAAAAGAAAGATCCAGTCATTTAAAATTGTAAGAGATGCCGGCAATGGCAATTGCGTAAAAATAATTTACATCAGTTATAAATAAACCCAGGTGAAAACATATCTGAAATTACCATTACGCTTCGATCAGTTCTTCGATAAAAAAAAGCTGCCCTCCTGCGAGCTGCAGGATTCCATATACCGCAACCTCCACCTGATCATCACCACCGTCCGGGGAGAGAACAAGGCGGATGCAGTATACGGGGCTTCGTTCTGGGAAACCGATTATGACATCCATCTCGACAACGATTCCCGGAAAGAACTGATCGCCAATATCCTTAAACGGCAGATCGAACGTTACGAAAAACGGATCACCAATGTTGTCATAAGCGTTGAAGTAAAAATGGCCGTGCTGAAAACACAAAATGCCGGTCTGCCCAGAAGAAAAATTGAAATAAGGGTACAGGGACAGATCCAGAAAACGCTCGAGCCGTTCCGGTTTCAGACAGGATTGTTCATCGGGCCACTGACACTGGATTAACCGTAGATACCACTCAATAAAGCAATCACTACGGATGGAAACATTAAAAAAAGAACAGATCAGAGACCGGATGGTGCGCCTGGCTGCAGCCCAGTGGCAGATCCCGGAGAATGAGATCGAAGCCCATTTTGATCCGCTGCTGATGCTGATCTTTGATGTGCTGGCAGCAGAAGTGGAAACCATCGGCCACCAGATCGATGCCGTAAGCGGCCGGCTGCTGAACGAGCTGTCGTCCATAATGCTGCCACATGCCCTGCTGCGTGCCAAACCCGCCTCCTGTATTCTTACAGCAATGCCCGTTGAAAGAACAGTGCTGTTGAATGAAGAGCACAGTTTCAGCGCTGTGGTAACCAGCCAGGATCCCGGAATGCCGGTTGCAGAGACCGAACTCAATTTTACGCCCAATGGTACCGTGAAGTTGTTTAAGCTCAGCACCGGTTATTTAAGAACCGGAGGTAAGGTTTATAAACTGGATGAAGCCGGCCGCAGGTCATTGATACACGATGAGCCGGCGGCGACTGTGCTGGTTGACGAACTTCATCTCACCCTTCATAGCCGGGAAGTGTTTGATACACTTCAGGGCCTGCAGCTTTTTTTTGATCTGAAAGGACATTCAGAAGCCTCGAACTTCTACTTCGCCCTTCAACAGGCACAATTGTTCATCAACGGAGTGCCGGCCGCGTTTTCCGGCGGTTGCTATCAGCAGCAGCAGTACGAGACAGGCCTGAAAGACAGCCTCGCCCCGGACGGCGATTACAGCAGGAAGATCCGCAGGGAGATCGCCGGCATCTACGGCCGCCAGTTTATAACAGTAGCGCAGGAAAACCTTCCCGGTGTTCCTGAAGATCCCTTATTCCTGGCGGGCCTTCCCGGGAAATTACAGGAAACCATTTACACCGGAGAAACCATCTACCTCACCCTCCGGTTAAGCAGGCATTTTTCCCGGGAAGTACTGGAGCGGCTGCTGATCAGTGTGAATGCGTTTCCCGTGATCAATCGCAAGCCTGAAAAAATCCACTTTAAGACAGACCGCTGGATCAACATCATTCCCCTTCCCGTACAGGGATCTTTTCTCGATATCAAAAGTATCGAAGGGATCGAAGGGACCCGGTACCAGTTGCGCCCGGATCCAGGGAAAGATACTATTGAGGAAGGGCAGGCCATCATGAGGACCTCCCGTATCGGGAAGGACAGCAGCCGCGATGTACGGAATTCCATCAACAGTCTTTTGGAAAGTATCCGGGATGAGAGTGCCTACTTCAGCAGGATCAGCAATGATTTTATCGCCGCCCAGCTGAATGAGATCTCCAAACTGCTGGCGCGGCTGCAGGACCGGCTCCTGGTGGCAAAAGATGAGCGGCCCGCGTTTTATTATGTGCTGCTCCGGTCAAAAAAGCAACAGGAAACCGTTTTCGTGCAGTACTGGTCCACGGCTCCTGCCACAGCTTCCGCGTTAAAAGCCTTTACCGTCTTCAAACCGGTGATGCATTCTCTTACAGCAGGTCCCTGTATCGCGTTAACCGGTACTTCCGGTGGCGTGGAAACCTTTAGTGATTATACCCAAAAACAAATGCTGGTGCGGCAATTATCTTCCCGTGGAAAAATCATCTCCAGGGAAGATATCCGGCTGCTGTGTTTTGAATTATTTGGCATACGGCTCAAGAACGTGATCATCAGCAAGGCCATGCATATTCTTCAGGGAGCCCGGAACGGCATTACCAAAGTCATCGATATTGAACTGCAGCTGCGGGAACAGGATTATACGGCAGATGAGCTCGCTTATCTTCAGAAGCTGTTACATTATCAGCTGGAAAACCATGCATCTTTTGTGCTTCCTTTCGAAAGCCGGATCACCTATATCGACTGAAAGCGACCGCAGACCCGGGATACGTTATACTCCCGGTTATTCGTCGGTAAAAAGATCGGCGGCTATACCATCGGCGAACAGCTTCCCTTCATTGGTTAAACGGATCACCGCTTCCTCTGGTGTAAGCCAGCCCTTCTCCCGGAACTGCGCCGCACGCTTTAACAACTGTTCCCGGATCACACCTTCAAAGCGGTCCGGCATTATTCCCTCTGCAGTACGAAGAGCGGTCATGATGTATTCGTTCTGTTTTTGCACGGGTGTCAGTACTTCTTCCTCATAGGGGATGATCCCGGCAGCAATGCTGCGGATGTACTGCTGGTTATTGGCCACATTCCAGCGCCGGGTCATTCCATTGTAGGAATGAGCTGCCGGTCCCAGGCCATAATAGGGTACGCCCTGCCAGTAGGCACTGTTATGCTGGCTCCGGAAGCCGGGCTTTGCAAAATTGGATATCTCATAATGCTCATAGCCGGCCCGGCCCAGCCATTCCATCAGCAATAAAAATTGTTCCGATTGCTGGTCACCCGTCACATTTTGTTTCTGGTGATTGCGGATCATTTTATCCAGCGGTGTTTCCGGTTCCACGGTTAATGCATAACAGGATAAATGCGGAATGCCGAGATCCATCGCTGTTTCCACATTCTGACGCCACCGCTCATCGCTCAGCCCCGGCACGCCATATATAAGATCGATGGTTATATTGTTGAAATAAGTAAGCGCCAGTTCCAGTCCGTTTTTCGCCTGTTGGGCATTATGCGCCCGGTTCATCCAGACGAGATCCCTTTCAAAAAAAGATTGCACACCGATACTCAGACGGTTGACACCTGCGGCTTTCCAGGCCTCCAGCTTCCCGCGGGTCAGGTCGTCGGGGTTGGCTTCCAGTGTGATCTCTGCATCTTCCTGTACCGGGAACCGGGCTTTGAGCTGCTGCTGCAGTGAGCTGATATCCTCATCCGGCAGCAGACTGGGTGTGCCGCCGCCAAAATATACCGTTTCCACGGGTTCTGTACGGATAAAATTTCCGGTTGCCGCAAGAGCTATTTCGCTTCCCAGGGCCTTTATCAATGCCTCCCGGTAATGCAGGGAAGTGGAAAAATGAAAGTTGCAATAATTACAAGCTTTTTTACAAAAAGGGATATGAATATAAATACCTGCCAAAATCTGTTGCCTTTTATACAAAAGCGCCCGGTTCATATTGCCCCGGTACGCAGCAATTTTCTATAAAAAATAGCGTTTATTTGTGTTTCAGAATGACAAATGTACGATACCTTTTACCGCTTCTTGCATTTTTATGGACGGGCTTTTATGCCGCGGCTCAGGACCGCTATACATTGATTGTTACCCTTGTTGATAAAGACAGTAATTTTCTGAAAAAAGATTTTCCGGTAAAGACCGACTTTATCAATAAGGAAGATTGCCGTCAGTATACGGAACAGCTCATTCCCCTGCTGCAGGCCCGCGGGTTTGTGACCGCGTCGGTGGACTCGCTCCGCTTTGACTCCACTGCGGCTTATATGCAGCTGTTTGCCGGTGTCCGTTATAAATGGGAGCACCTTACCGTTGGTGGAGAAAGTCTTAAATGGCTGACGCAGGTGGGCTACGACGGACAATTGTTTACCGGCCGTTCCCTGGATTATACCCTGCTGGGTGATGTACAACAGCGTATGCTGAATTATTTTGAGAACCACGGGCATCCTTTCGCCCGGATCTATGCTGATGCCATTGATATCAACGGGGATCAGGTCTCCGGCCACTTAAAGGTGGAGCCCGGTCCGTTATACCGGGTGGACAGCATCCGGATCACCGGTAATGCACGGCTCAGTAATGATTATCTTCAGAATTATCTTGATATAAAGAATGGTTCGGTCTATAGTAAGGAGAAACTGCAACGCATCAGTTCGGAGCTCAAAAAGCTCAATTATATTGAAGAAAGCTATCCGCCCCGTTTTTACTGGGGCAGCACCGGGGGTGTGGTGGAACTGTTCCTGCAGCAGAAAAAGAGCAACCAGGTCAATTTCATAATCGGCTTCCT includes:
- a CDS encoding PKD domain-containing protein, coding for MHFVYSKQWGRLDFRVWVSLLLLAVATLGLLGYKVATHVACPEFQLKTGSTINHLSERPNTYFVNEQVKFLATQNDASLIVTWNFGDKSATQIGASVMHRFIKEGNYLVTASVNGRCTMSLNIRVIQNSTPISETGSPAVAGIVSDDVVTLGNETVFNTTASSGTYTWSIAELPELGQQTTQSARFIFTKPGSFTVLLLLDKGLRYQKPIQVTDPLGSGTPASSVPLPPGPAETGPPPLPVDEPKKQEPVKEEAGTQAPQEPAPPAVKVYEQLPEPAIQAMLEEVTVGKKSVEDFNNILCNGAGTKVMANNEATTFAALCNALKEKKGLPLLKRKRKIQSFKIVRDAGNGNCVKIIYISYK
- a CDS encoding GPW/gp25 family protein — encoded protein: MKTYLKLPLRFDQFFDKKKLPSCELQDSIYRNLHLIITTVRGENKADAVYGASFWETDYDIHLDNDSRKELIANILKRQIERYEKRITNVVISVEVKMAVLKTQNAGLPRRKIEIRVQGQIQKTLEPFRFQTGLFIGPLTLD
- the tssO gene encoding type VI secretion system TssO — translated: MKPNNTTERSRAFARFLLFFFLTVALMVTAIFFGIRIPYAENEKLREQLAIIEKENRFRDNFAGNMLQTQSLLDTVNLDPARSGLIDGRITQKIQEMDALLSRNEAGSKDIYAQVIKALNNTQTDKKGLRAASSKDSVVAMYNAQIQELKNSLTKWQDSYKQLEMQNLLLRQK
- the hemW gene encoding radical SAM family heme chaperone HemW, with protein sequence MAGIYIHIPFCKKACNYCNFHFSTSLHYREALIKALGSEIALAATGNFIRTEPVETVYFGGGTPSLLPDEDISSLQQQLKARFPVQEDAEITLEANPDDLTRGKLEAWKAAGVNRLSIGVQSFFERDLVWMNRAHNAQQAKNGLELALTYFNNITIDLIYGVPGLSDERWRQNVETAMDLGIPHLSCYALTVEPETPLDKMIRNHQKQNVTGDQQSEQFLLLMEWLGRAGYEHYEISNFAKPGFRSQHNSAYWQGVPYYGLGPAAHSYNGMTRRWNVANNQQYIRSIAAGIIPYEEEVLTPVQKQNEYIMTALRTAEGIMPDRFEGVIREQLLKRAAQFREKGWLTPEEAVIRLTNEGKLFADGIAADLFTDE